The following proteins are co-located in the Bos indicus isolate NIAB-ARS_2022 breed Sahiwal x Tharparkar chromosome 8, NIAB-ARS_B.indTharparkar_mat_pri_1.0, whole genome shotgun sequence genome:
- the DNAJB5 gene encoding dnaJ homolog subfamily B member 5 — protein MFKRTVLSCPSPAAPPLQARGAFRSFPHFWGEDFLASLMFKIQLEPLKLRAWTLNGFVKFRNKETSAGPVAVMGKDYYKILGIPSGANEDEIKKAYRKMALKYHPDKNKEPNAEEKFKEIAEAYDVLSDPKKRGLYDQYGEEGLKTGGGSSGGSSGSFHYTFHGDPHATFASFFGGSNPFDIFFASSRSARPFSGFDPDDMDVDEDDDPFGAFGRFGFNGLSRGPRRAPEPLYPRRKVQDPPVVHELRVSLEEIYHGSTKRMKITRRRLNPDGRTVRTEDKILHIVIKRGWKEGTKITFPKEGDATPDNIPADIVFVLKDKPHAHFRRDGTNVLYSALISLKEALCGCTVNIPTIDGRVIPLPCNDVIKPGTVKRLRGEGLPFPKVPTQRGDLIVEFKVRFPDRLTPQTRQILKQHLPCS, from the exons atgTTTAAGCGCACAGTGCTCTCCTGCCCATCCCCAGCAGCACCCCCACTACAGGCCCGAGGAGCTTTCCGGAGCTTCCCACACTTCTGGGGAGAAGACTTCTTAGCCAGCTTGATGTTTAAAATTCAGCTGGAGCCCTTAAAACTTCGAGCGTGGACGCTGAATGGGTTTGTAAAGTTTCG AAACAAGGAGACCAGTGCCGGTCCAGTGGCTGTGATGGGAAAGGATTACTACAAGATTCTTGGGATCCCGTCTGGAGCCAACGAGGATGAGATCAAGAAAGCCTATCGGAAGATGGCCTTGAAGTACCATCCAGATAAGAACAAAGAACCCAACGCTGAGGAGAAGTTTAAGGAGATTGCAGAGGCCTATGATGTGCTGAGTGACCCTAAGAAACGGGGCCTGTATGACCAGTATGGGGAGGAAG GCCTGAAGACTGGTGGCGGTTCCTCCGGTGGCTCCAGTGGCTCCTTTCACTACACCTTCCATGGAGACCCCCATGCCACCTTTGCCTCCTTCTTTGGAGGCTCCAACCCCTTCGATATCTTCTTTGCCAGCAGTCGCTCGGCTCGTCCCTTCAGTGGCTTTGACCCAGATGACATGGATGTGGATGAAGATGATGACCCATTTGGCGCCTTTGGCCGTTTTGGCTTCAATGGGCTGAGTAGGGGTCCAAGGCGAGCCCCAGAACCACTATACCCTCGGCGCAAGGTTCAGGACCCACCTGTGGTGCATGAGTTGAGGGTGTCCCTGGAGGAAATCTACCACGGCTCCACCAAACGCATGAAGATCACAAGGCGGCGCCTCAACCCTGACGGGCGAACTGTGCGAACCGAGGACAAGATCCTGCATATTGTCATCAAGCGTGGCTGGAAGGAAGGCACCAAGATCACCTTCCCCAAAGAGGGTGATGCCACACCTGACAACATCCCTGCCGACATCGTCTTTGTGCTCAAAGACAAGCCCCATGCACACTTCCGCCGAGACGGTACCAACGTGCTCTACAGTGCCCTGATCAGCCTCAAGGAG GCGCTGTGCGGCTGCACCGTGAACATTCCCACCATTGATGGCCGAGTGATCCCTTTGCCCTGCAATGATGTCATCAAGCCAGGCACCGTGAAGAGACTCCGTGGGGAGGGCCTTCCCTTCCCCAAGGTGCCCACCCAGCGGGGAGATCTCATTGTCGAGTTCAAAGTTCGGTTCCCAGATAGATTAACACCACAGACACGGCAGATCCTTAAGCAGCACCTACCTTGTTCCTAG